The proteins below come from a single Triplophysa rosa linkage group LG12, Trosa_1v2, whole genome shotgun sequence genomic window:
- the fbxo36a gene encoding F-box only protein 36a isoform X1: MASLLDEILFETYGQGPSPSKDFYQLVITQKEVIWRWWKISIRGVFRGTPPGEIKQSHIDFVEDSTFQKQLDVVFGPKILEYTLSLCRGHFDYLVRLPDQLLLKILSYLPLQDIGHLSQTSSRFRKLCNSDEFWKKTMQSYFGVITEDMELLVKAMGWKKLFMFYYSQELSCPTEDKPNPAASP; this comes from the exons ATGGCGTCTCTGCTGGATGAAATACTGTTTGAAACCTATGGACAAGGTCCATCTCCCTCTAAAGACTTCTACCAACTTGTTATCACACAAAAGGAG GTTATATGGAGGTGGTGGAAGATTTCAATCCGGGGTGTGTTCAGAGGGACACCACCAGGAGAGATAAAACAGTCCCACATTGACTTTGTAGAGGATTCAACATTCCAGA AGCAGTTAGATGTTGTGTTTGGACCCAAGATTTTGGAATACACGTTGTCTCTGTGCCGAGGACATTTTGACTATCTGGTGCGGTTACCTGACCAGCTACTCCTTAAAATCCTTTCCTACCTGCCCCTCCAGGATATCGGTCACCTCAGCCAAACCTCAAGCAGGTTTAGGAAG tTGTGTAACTCAGATGAGTTTTGGAAAAAGACTATGCAGAGTTATTTTGGTGTGATAACTGAAGATATGGAGTTGCTAGTCAAGGCCATGGGCTGGAAGAAGCTCTTCATGTTTTACTACAGTCAAGAACTGTCCTGTCCGACAGAAGATAAACCCAATCCTGCTGCATCTCCATGA
- the fbxo36a gene encoding F-box only protein 36a isoform X2, with protein MQDVSLALQLNVHVIWRWWKISIRGVFRGTPPGEIKQSHIDFVEDSTFQKQLDVVFGPKILEYTLSLCRGHFDYLVRLPDQLLLKILSYLPLQDIGHLSQTSSRFRKLCNSDEFWKKTMQSYFGVITEDMELLVKAMGWKKLFMFYYSQELSCPTEDKPNPAASP; from the exons TCTCCCTGGCGTTGCAGTTAAACGTACAT GTTATATGGAGGTGGTGGAAGATTTCAATCCGGGGTGTGTTCAGAGGGACACCACCAGGAGAGATAAAACAGTCCCACATTGACTTTGTAGAGGATTCAACATTCCAGA AGCAGTTAGATGTTGTGTTTGGACCCAAGATTTTGGAATACACGTTGTCTCTGTGCCGAGGACATTTTGACTATCTGGTGCGGTTACCTGACCAGCTACTCCTTAAAATCCTTTCCTACCTGCCCCTCCAGGATATCGGTCACCTCAGCCAAACCTCAAGCAGGTTTAGGAAG tTGTGTAACTCAGATGAGTTTTGGAAAAAGACTATGCAGAGTTATTTTGGTGTGATAACTGAAGATATGGAGTTGCTAGTCAAGGCCATGGGCTGGAAGAAGCTCTTCATGTTTTACTACAGTCAAGAACTGTCCTGTCCGACAGAAGATAAACCCAATCCTGCTGCATCTCCATGA